From Stegostoma tigrinum isolate sSteTig4 chromosome X, sSteTig4.hap1, whole genome shotgun sequence, a single genomic window includes:
- the LOC132207529 gene encoding keratin, type II cytoskeletal 8-like: MTSKIISSTTSSTSRSSRSRGGGPIGGAAGFSTGLILSGSGGGVRGPRSSQSVILRPTQSVSSARISRGSVLGSSRYGGGGGSSFSRISVGAAGLGSMGYRGYGGGMSQGLIQRTAALDLSTPLPQIDTTQRAIRVEESKQLQGLNNQFADFVGKVRYLERINTELNIKLKLLQDQGEYKSNIESMFQVYIDNLKKQLEALGQEKLRFEADLVQMQALVEDYKGKYEDEINKRTEMENEFVLVKKDVDDSYMSKVELEAKLEGLTDEIDFLRSIYEEEIRELQAQIQNTCVNVQLEGGPKFDVEELLANARRQYEACAQQSREEAETWKQTKMQELAMASGQCGDDLNMLKSEIKQSTDQIRKLKASIDALKKERLKLEDAIREAEERGENSLKDSRMRISELEEAILRAGQELSKQAREYEQLVGIKLALDIEIGTYKKMLEGEEARMASGVKTLNIQQVQSQGGLQQGLGWGAGSSSYETSLSSSGSYASNRATVGGRTTYEVSSTGLSQQGII; this comes from the exons ATGACATCGAAAATCATCAGCAGCACCACCAGCAGCACCTCCCGCAGCAGCAGGAGCCGAGGGGGAGGCCCAATTGGCGGAGCAGCCGGGTTTTCCACTGGACTGATCCTGTCGGGAAGCGGAGGGGGTGTTCGGGGACCCAGGAGCTCCCAAAGTGTCATCCTGAGACCGACACAGTCCGTTTCAAGCGCCCGAATCTCCCGAGGCTCGGTGTTGGGCTCCAGCAGATATGGTGGCGGCGGTGGATCGAGCTTCAGCCGAATAAGTGTCGGTGCGGCTGGTTTAGGCTCAATGGGCTACCGGGGATATGGGGGAGGTATGTCTCAAGGGCTGATCCAGAGAACCGCTGCCCTGGACCTGAGCACCCCTTTGCCTCAAATCGATACCACCCAGCGGGCTATCCGAGTGGAGGAGAGCAAGCAGCTTCAGGGACTCAATAACCAGTTCGCGGACTTCGTTGGCAAG GTTCGGTATTTGGAAAGGATCAATACTGAGCTGAATATCAAACTGAAACTTCTGCAGGATCAAGGCGAATACAAATCCAACATCGAGAGCATGTTCCAGGTCTACATTGACAATCTGAAGAAACAACTGGAGGCACTTGGCCAGGAGAAGCTGAGGTTCGAGGCAGACCTGGTCCAAATGCAAGCTCTGGTCGAGGACTATAAGGGCAA GTACGAAGATGAAATCAACAAGCGGacagaaatggaaaatgagtTTGTCCTGGTCAAGAAG GATGTTGATGACTCGTACATGAGCAAAGTGGAGCTGGAAGCTAAACTGGAAGGTCTGACAGATGAAATCGATTTCCTGCGGTCTATCTATGAAGAG GAAATCCGGGAGCTGCAAGCCCAGATACAGAACACATGTGTCAATGTGCAATTGGAGGGCGGTCCGAAATTCGATGTCGAGGAGCTCCTCGCCAATGCCAGGAGGCAGTACGAAGCCTGCGCCCAGCAGAGCCGCGAGGAAGCGGAAACTTGGAAACAAACCAAG ATGCAGGAACTGGCCATGGCGTCTGGACAATGTGGCGATGATCTCAatatgctgaagtcagagattaAACAGTCGACAGATCAAATCCGGAAACTGAAAGCATCCATCGATGCCCTGAAAAAGGAG CGTCTGAAACTGGAAGATGCAATCCGAGAAGCAGAGGAACGCGGCGAGAATTCTCTGAAAGACTCTCGGATGAGGATTAGCGAACTGGAAGAGGCCATCTTGAGAGCCGGGCAAGAGCTTTCCAAACAAGCCAGGGAGTACGAACAGCTGGTGGGCATCAAGCTTGCACTGGACATTGAAATTGGGACCtacaagaaaatgctggagggaGAGGAGGCAAG GATGGCAAGTGGGGTTAAAACCCTCAACATCCAGCAAGTCCAGAGCCAAG GTGGTTTGCAACAAGGCTTGGGTTGGGGAGCTGGATCATCTTCCTATGAGACCTCACTGAGTTCAAGTGGCTCGTACGCGAGCAACAGAGCGACGGTGGGTGGACGAACCACGTATGAGGTGTCGAGCACAGGACTCAGTCAACAAGGGATCATTTGA